CTTTATCAGATATGGCTTTGGTTTTGAATGGTCTTGGCCGACACGAAGAAGCATTGAATGCAAATAGAACAGTTTTTGAGagattttcgaaattatatgGCACAAATGATTATAGAACtctaatttctcaaaataatattgGACAAACTTTACTTCTTTCTCGTAAGTACGATGAAGCTATTCCTTTTTTCAAGAGTGTCTACGAGTCAAGAAAGAAACTACTGGGAGAGTCTCACTCAGATACTTGCAGAGTGTTGTATAACTTAAACACTGCTTTATGCTTTCAAACAAAATCCGATGAAGCTCTGAAAGGTTTACAAGAAGTTTTAAGCAGACAAGAAGAAACTTTAGGTTGGAATCATGTCGATACATTAGATACTGAAAGTCAGTTGGGCATCTTATTAAAGGAACACTGCAAACATCTCGAGGCAATcaaagttttgaagaaaaatgttcAGAAGCGAAAGGCAGTTTTCGGCCCTCATCACCCTTCAGTTTTACATATTAATAGACTCGTGGATGTGTTAAATACTTCACTTTCGATAGCGAGTCCTGAAAGTTTGTCAAgtttgaacaataaaaattgatCCAGATAAAGTGTTCCAGGAGCATTTGTTTCGAGCATGATAGGCTTAAATGATAAATCATTATTACTGGAGGTTCATATACTGGAGAGTTCATATATAAtagacaataatttaaaatctttgaataaGTTGATAAATCATTGACAATCTGgaattagcaattaaaatatcagtaaattttcaaattttttttgacataaaagaaaattggatTAATATTACATTGTCCATTATAAAGTTCTTAAAAGCTTGTGTTCTTTAGCTCTAACATTATCTGAGTGAACTTACATACTGCGCTATCAGCATAGCAAAACAtacttttaactgaaaattataaaagcgTTCTGTCTTTATGGTATTGCtttctatttttctatattttgttaatttactacataaataattttaattttcatctgtCATTATTTAGTTAGCGATTACcattattttgtgtttactTGTTCAACACTAGCATTTCTAGCTACAAGAAGCTgcctttttgcaatttttttttgaacttgcaTATTATAATACAGTACTAAAGCAGCTTTTATCTTATGTAGTATTcagataaaaatgcttttacatATTTTCCTGTTGCTAATtggatgcctgcaagtgacgtcatcgtaggtaaatttaaatctgatttaaatcgcTTTAGAGCATAATCGCTTCTCTTCTCGAGTTCAAGTACCCAATTGTGTAAGTGTATTGTTTAATCTTTGTTTATTGAATTCAAATACTGATTTACCAAAGAAAAGTCTTTGTATTTTAcagcattgataaatttttatatactttgaatttaaagacaacttgaacttaaaaatctttgaatacgatatttaaatactgtaatttgtatttttttttttttaatttaattattgtacgAAAAcctatatgtttatttttatcaatattaaatagcCAATTCAAATGGCTAACCGCAGTTTACTTTGCATTTAATCAATTGTTTAACAACGGCAAAAAGAGCTATTCATTGTCTTTGAGGAAGTTATAAAATTGTtagattttaattgaagaatgttttgatattattttgaaatgattaaaactgATGCTTAAACATGGGAGATaggaactaatattttttataaagataatgaaattattttaagtgtttaatgcaattttttagaggcgcaattttttgcaatttcttaaatttatgttttaaatttttaatttaactacaaATATTATGTtgggaaaaaatcattttttaaaatttaaattcaaattttattaattattttgtataaaaatattaatactgtaATAATCTGTCCTCAGCATTTGAAATTAgcgtttaaaattgttttaaattaaaatttctgacattattttattgtgcaaaattattatatattataaaagtttttttattaaaacctatAACATATATTGTTATGTGTACATTTAGCATCAACTTGTAATtagctttcaataaaaaattttaagtaaaattttaaatattatcttaatattatatttaaaagagttatatattaaaaagtttttattaaaacataaaatacattgCAGCTTCAGAATAAGCAATACATGTTCTATGTTTATGCATTTCAGATTTCTAAGAGTTATCTTTTAGTGTTTTTGAGATaggttttgctttaaaattgtcCTTGATATTCAATTTAGAGGCTCTGGTACtctataaaacataattttttatcacttgaaagataatagatatttttttttgaaaaagaaaaaatataaaatgcttaatttttcaactttgataatttaatatttacattagaCTTCTTTTAGTAATGCTTGTAGTTCTTATATGTGTGTTTATCTgatttgtttttcaacttttattgttaatgcctttctatttttttaatacaattcaggctgtttaaactgaatttcatgataaaattttaatattctcgTTTCATATTAATACAACAACATTTTTATGCTATTGATTTTTCTTATGTGTTATTTGAGCTTTAAACAGTAGAAAGTTCGgctaattttgtattaataacatttattaaatcattgaatccactgaatttatttcattgtctgaagagtatattttttacttatcgtgtttgcaataaaattttaaaataccatttttctGGTCAATAAATACTATACACatgtgctttaaaatttctttgaaattttgcatttcaaatctTTGTTAACACTTTGCCAGCGGGTCACGTGAAAAtatgtttctgaaatttctgagattcatatataaatttaaaaagtggttcCGCTCtgtttatcaaagaaattttccGTTAGTGATTACCACAAACAAATGACTCAGTATACAATCAGTATTACAATCAatcgtagttttttttttttttttttttttttttttttttttttttttttttttttaaatttgaagttatttccaattttttataaatattgcccaccacttttttttaaattttaatctagaaCAGCTGTAATGCATGTTTTAGAAAAGTTTCCCGCTTGCAATgtgttaaattatataaattaatttaataaaatactcgccacaaaatttcaatttttattgaaggaCCAGGTTTCAACTTAATTATTGAAACTGTTCAAACACCACAGATCTATATCTTGTACAATACTTTTCTCAGGGCTGTAAATGCCCcgttaaaggaaaaaaacaggTAGTAAAACCGATTCATATTAACCTTGCATTCAGGATGAGTGAAGTATCCCTGCCTATTATGAATCATAACAAATATACTATGTACATAGggctatttttttatcttataaaaagtaaatagtatTGGATAGTTCATAGTTAAAAATGTTGACATTTTCCTCTcaactttttaagaaatctagaaataaaatggtttttccTACAGATCATCATCAGATATCAGCTTCAATTTTCTAGATACTAGCTCTGATATCTAGAAAAAGCTTACTAAGTTGAGAAAACAATATCACGAATGTTTTCTccactgttttatttttttttttaaatttcctcttagattttagtttataatcGTCATTGAACAACCAACCATATAACACCGATTAATGTTCAACTTTTATAGCTTCGTAATTATGAACCCTAACTGGAAGACAAGGACACTCCTAGAAAGTATAggtagaaatttgcctttgtggagaatattttgatggaactaacctgcatttacgTTACGAAAACCCCCAAAAAATCCCACGGTTAGACTGATGGTAATGGGATTCTAACCCACtctccatctaccactgagaatattttacgtcagcactgtggtcggtgctaatcgggtgcggaattcgtatcgatcagccatgcCGGGTTTCGAACCCGGTTGACCTCATTGATAAGCGGACGCTCTATCCCCGGAGCCAACGTTCATTAAATCTTTCAAGCCTAATGTAACGTCTCTCCATTACTCCAGGAACTCAAAAGATGTCAAAATATAACACGCCACACAAGCAAGATAGTTAATTCAAAATGAGAATATAACATCGTTATCTCAACATTCATTTTTCAGACCATCATTTTGCAAAACTTAATTGCAAATGTTTCGGAAAAAGTCATAAATTGTAAAACCTCagaattcaatgaaatttttacttctgaGACCTGAAAGATGACCTCAGACCaatgtttgcttatttttgtaacGAAACATCTTTATctatgatacaaaatatttgcattcCAGTGACCAGAATGTACTAGCTTCAAGTCAAAACTTCAAAATGGATGGTAAAAGGGCCGTAAACAGCCTCAGGCAACtagataaattttgatgatgataaaatcatttagatgatcataaaataattttgtgcaaaatttatgTGAAAGCAAAAGTAATTTCGTTACATTTAACATACCCATATTGATGTGacaactttatattattttccctcattaaaaaacactgaaaatgtCGCAAGCGCTTTATCCACTAAGCTCTTAAAATATgagttctcaattttttcatgtatttttcatacattaacCTGCTTTTGTGTCTGGATATTTATCAGTAAAGAAATATAACCTCTTTAGACCTAATATGGCACGTCAAAGGCCCGGCCTGAAAACGGTGTGAAACTTGtcgctatatttttaaaaatatacacactTTGAAATACTCTTCtctattagaaatattttcatttcgttTATCATGGTGTGAAAAAACTTTGTAACACtgattttgtaaaagaaaaaaaaaagagagagagagaaaagttcttattttaaaaagtaacgagtaaaaattacaagtactaaacaaaaaaagtaacgatttaaaagtacatttctaggaaatcgaaaattcaaagtaacctaaaattttattgaataatattcttaggttctttaatgtttttgcaaaattgttgttatttatttaattatttttaattttgaaagttatggacataaatttatttttaaattcggaagaatattataatataatcgtataatataattttaaaatcaaatataatttaaatatcaaactttttatggatttgcacgaaaaagaaattttatctattgattttaatttttagtttattatttttatttatataaattaccattgatttaaaattgttttactctatagaaacgcgttttaaaagcacaaacataaacaaagcaaacacggggtttcatttaactttgtgatctttgagctagtaaaaaataattgaatgtgctgtataagttgaaacagaacagtctacagttttatttgtaacagtggctaatgctgaagtcatgcgagaaaatcattttccgaacatttctgcctaacggaataattaaaatttatcaacgaattttagtatcagcggctaaattaatacctttGAGTTTTCACGAGTTAagatagtaattataatagttttcaatagcaGGAGCTGACAGTACATGTATACGTTTTTTTATGAACTTGAATACTCAGACAAAaacaaactaaactaaaaatgcccttttgagaaaaaaaatatgtagcttttggaacaaaatcaatttcttatttgaaatacaGCTTTCAATACAAGTAATTGTGCATATAAATGCAACACGAAACTTATTCTACAGTGttacgaataaaaaaatcaatttcataattaaaaaaaatggtgtaaCAAACAAATAGAAATTAGCTTACTTAAGgaaccattatatttaaatgaaatgtttataaaattatacttatttttatgcaaaataatgcgttcatttgttagaaattttgaaatatatatatatatatattaaattttacttcttccacaaatgaaattaaagataaaagagATAACTATTTGTCGTACATTAGCAACCTGGAAAAAGACTTTGTGCCATATTGATCGTATGTAGAGCAATACATTTGCGGCATCGATCACTTGaataataaaatctgaaatctaagaggaaatttttatgtgaaaatcggaagaattaaaattatgttcataaaaatcaaattactaataaaatataacataggTGCGGAATATCTAGACTGCCAACATGTATGGtgattgtgaaaaattttactaattgatagtgaatcaataattaaaatggaaagtaattttttttaaattaatccattttgcaattctttaaaaactagaaGAACACTCAGGGTATTTCCAAAAGATTGACTAATTTTCCTACATTCATAATGGGAAAAAGATTAAGGGccctttttaaacaaacaaataaattctacttcatctatatttttaaaatatggtgaATATCACTATTtccttatttgtttaataactaattagtatttttgaatattttttgttccgtttTCATATGTTCTATTGAATCTAATgactaagttttaaatttaaaggttgtgagtattttttaaacttttgcagagtttaagttttaaaaatattttcaacaagaaatttaaaattcagtaaataggtttaaataaatatatttcagggaataaaatgaaactaaaatattcatggtcattaattataatataaggAATTCGAgtagttttaaatatgaagaattAGCCTTCTCATAATTcttccaatttaaaattatcacgGAGGAAATGTAACCCTTTTTTGTATGAAAGGacccataaatttaaaaaataaataagtaaaaattaaataattcttgcaACAAATTTATGGGATTggacataaatttttcaacacatctgatatttaatcaaaatattttcgatacaTATCACTATAAATCGAAATAGTAAAGATTGCACTAGAGACCATGTTGAGAATATGTAATCTCTGGCTCTTACAAGTTTGACCCTACCCTTTCTCATTCTACTGCTATTACCACAGTTAAAAATTCCTTTGAGTTTGTTTCCCAATTAGTACATTTTTCCTTCttcaataaagaacaaaattatgcTCTCTCTTGATTTTGTTTCTCTTTCTATACTAATGTGTCCAagaatttcattacttttttattaaaattaaagatatctCCTTTGTCAAATCCCGTGTTCagcaaaatgctttttaattcaATGGTAATTTCTTTTCGCAAATGGTAGGTTTAACCATGAGCGACCCCCTCGCCTCCTTTTGTAACATATTCAtgcattatttcaaagaaaaatagaaaaatgttttaaattgttcaaattctCAAGGTGGAAAAAATGTATTGACGATACGTTTGTCTTAGAAGAGTGATACTGATTTTTGAGTTACTGTCTGTTGTAAACTCGAGTAGAagatctcaaaattaaaatatttatttttggaaaagaaaaaaaagcagaagagAGTAGAAAAGCTGTCTTTTTGACTTTCGAAATGGGCTATAGGGGACGTAGAGCTAGAATACACCATATAGGAAGAGGCCGGTTTTATGCCGTTAGCCCTACTCCCTTCCTTCTCCTCTTTCCTACGATATTtcccctttttatttaataaaaatatttttttaaatttccatggtgcttttctttagaactatgtttaatgtagttttcagttccatatagttttccaacttaaacgattttaatctatatgaaaatcaagagagaattTAACATATTCccttcctctatgactctccacactcTAATGGGGGAAAGCATGCAAGcgctgctctacgccacctttagcctgtggcgtaactaccactgcaaaaattaaacatcaatttactggtatataagacatgctaacttgattcccCGCCCCCACAAGACCATTTCGATCGCTAATTCATGAAGGAATAAGTACATTAGATTTTGTCTTTGTTTTcagatagattaaaaacttttaagttagaaaactaTATGGGACAGAAAACTACATCggacatagttctaaaagaaagcattatggaaattttaaagaaatatttttgatagttaAATACGCAAAATATAATGAAAGGGGGAAATATTGTATTACATTCCTGTACAACTGAGAAGAGGGAAGGTCTCCCAATTAGAGCGTTGCGATCGGGATTAGGAGAGTTCTTCTGAAAATGgtttttccacttttttaattttttcttttctgttctGCAGAGCCATCTCATCGATGACGATCATAGCTGCGTGAATCGTATGCAGTGTGAACGGTCCTAAGGCAGTCACCAACCAACCAAGTTCAATTGAACAGAAATAGGCAGTTCTTATACctcaatgttatttatttattttttagatttgaaaaaacaaaacaaacatatGCTGTTAATTTCTCTTATCAAACAATTGAAAGGCATCAATTTGCTGcttatgaaaacttaaaatgagtGAAGCTTGTGGTTCCAGGGAACAATTTATCGATGAAGACTATGAGTCTGAGTTCGAGTTTGATACCCAACCaggcaataaaagaaaatctatagaCGATGAAGTTACATTCAAAACTCCTGCAAAAAGAATTTCCAAGCCAAACAGACAGACATTCCATGACCAGTGTGCATTAGAACAGGGCCGTTCTCAACAACAAGCATACCAGGCCTTAGACGCCTATACGAGGCATAAAAAACTCATCAACGATTACGTTCTATGCTATTCAGGAACCACTCAAAAACTTAGAAGAGATACTAGTAATTATAAAACTGATCATGATATAATCCGTGAAAATCATAAATTCTTATGGGAAGAAGATGATGACGCAGCTACCTGGGGTGAAAAGCTAGCGAAGAAATATTATGACAGACTCTTTAAGGAATATTGTTTGTGCGATCTCTCTCGCTATAAGGATAAAAAAGTTGGCATGAGGTGGCGCACAGAGAAAGAACTTATTATCGGTAAGGGGCAGTTCTTCTGTGGTAATATTCGTTGTGATCAAAAAGATGAATTGAACAGTTGGGAGGTTCTGTTTTCTTACGTGGAAAAAGGTGAAAAGAAAAGTGCATTAGTCAAATTACGTTTGTGTGAGCGGTGCTCTGACAAGCTGCATTATGGATATAAAGGTAAAGCAGCtctgaaaaagaagaaagaaaaaagtgattATAATTCGAAGAATAACTTAGTAGATACTGTATCGGTACCTAATAATACAGCTGATGAAGCTCACACCCAAAAGATTCCTGAGGAAACGAATATTTGGAAACAAAAGATCAAAGAGGAAGTAGAACAATCGAAAGAAGATGCTTTTGAGGAATTTTTGGAAGAATTATTGCTATAGATTTACTTATGAAGGATATTTCCAAATTGGATCTTGCCAGCTCAAATTTCCAATTGCAACTTCTCAGTTCAGCAttcgcaataaatttttttaaaaatatgtagtgATTATAAGTTTTAAGAGTTGACTCCATTCAATgatgtcattattattttcattagtttgtGTGCCACTGTCCCAGGCAATTCGGCAACAATATGGAAACGTTCCTATTTATGACATTAAAATATCACATCATCTTATTTCTGCTCATGTTCTACGAATCCATATTATTCTACTGCTTAATATCTGAAATTGTTCTTGTGccctttaaaaattgattatgtAATGCTTTGCTAAGATAGTAAggaaaaaatgtaatgataaattaaatgtatgtataatttataatatatttaataagctAATATGTAAATTGCTTTATCATTGTTATTAATAACTatgcttcataattttttgattgttgTTAATTACTAGTTTATctcatgaaatttattattttaattataaaaaacaagtGACCCTTAAagtattaatagaattattaatcataatacattatattaactaattatctaaacatatagaaaataaaatacgataGGTAGTTATatgagttataaataaataaaaaatattgatacctatatttgttatcattaaaaattcttttcttctgttagtattttgttttgcttagaATTCAGAGTCATGAGTcagttataagttaaaaaaaagccaaGTAAAGAGAGAATaagaaatattgctttaaatgaaaaacaatttcatgttttgaatcatttaaaaatcttgtaaatCCAATGTGAAAGtttagtttttgtaataaatacatgtaaaaattatttattttaaaaaagtaagattgctttattttctacattttgttttataaaaaggatttgaaaaataaattatgttttgtttttgggtttaaaaaatgtattctattgttcttattttgcatatttttaattcagaataatcaattaattctGGCATGTCAATCTATTTTCTacttttcttaaacaatttaccattagtttaatatttatactttcatACCTGCTATGAAACTGTTTTAACccataatcatttatttattttacatcaagTTTTTTATTGCTCTGCACCAAATTTGATAAAAGTGGACTAATATAAAAGCCAAAACTGTTCCTTAACGccatttaataaattgtgacagtataaaaatttatacttcagtccccaaatatgtaaaatgtaCACAATTATCGTTCAAAAAaactgtgtaaaaaattttaaaacaaaaataaataatggaaacattCAACATTCCCTTATTTTAATATGCAGGTCAATCTGGCAGAGATTGATATGCGAATTCTTTTATTTGCTTCTCGCAACTGCACTTAACTTTCAGGCATGGTGATATCAGTgatgaatatgaatttaatttaaaaaatatgcctttTCAAACAATATACATTGTTTAATTTCCAAgggaacaaaaatatattcgtTTTTATGCCTTTCCTTACCTGTGCcaaagcaatttaaaactacatttacATGATTTCAAATTCATGTTTGCTTGTTTTAAACTCGCGGCTTGATTCATATTTACACGATTTAAAATTGCACAtcaaatttcgttatttttgaaattttacatttgctCGATTTAAAAGCCACCATTATGATTCATTGTTTGagagatttgaaaattatatatcagAATTCATAtccacacaattttaaaatcgaacATCACGAtttgtatgaatttaaaatcgAACATTGAGATTTGTATTtcagagattttaaaattaaatattagggatttaattaaatgatttaataatcgcACACTGTAATTATgcacacaatttaaataaaatcttgtgccgatatttttcttaaaacattgaTAATACTCTGTGGACAAACGCATcatacatacttttttcttgtttaaaattcagatattttttcaattattataaaa
The Parasteatoda tepidariorum isolate YZ-2023 chromosome 9, CAS_Ptep_4.0, whole genome shotgun sequence genome window above contains:
- the LOC107454539 gene encoding protein FRA10AC1 homolog gives rise to the protein MSEACGSREQFIDEDYESEFEFDTQPGNKRKSIDDEVTFKTPAKRISKPNRQTFHDQCALEQGRSQQQAYQALDAYTRHKKLINDYVLCYSGTTQKLRRDTSNYKTDHDIIRENHKFLWEEDDDAATWGEKLAKKYYDRLFKEYCLCDLSRYKDKKVGMRWRTEKELIIGKGQFFCGNIRCDQKDELNSWEVLFSYVEKGEKKSALVKLRLCERCSDKLHYGYKGKAALKKKKEKSDYNSKNNLVDTVSVPNNTADEAHTQKIPEETNIWKQKIKEEVEQSKEDAFEEFLEELLL